In one window of Moritella sp. F3 DNA:
- a CDS encoding MerR family DNA-binding protein, protein MTTYYTAADLAEEFSITRRAIRFYETKGLLQSERRGRFMYYDYRQRARLIIILRSKRLGISLESAKHYLALYDDKPDSPPRMLYMLHQSRTRLDELREQQLALQESIAELETLEKIAMKDLTACDIDIESSYQDYLDGLTETTELNP, encoded by the coding sequence ATGACGACGTATTATACCGCGGCAGATCTTGCTGAAGAATTTTCGATCACGCGGCGCGCTATCCGTTTTTATGAGACGAAAGGTTTGTTACAGTCTGAACGTCGTGGCCGGTTTATGTATTATGATTACCGTCAACGCGCCCGTTTAATTATTATTTTACGCAGTAAGCGTTTAGGCATTAGTTTGGAGTCTGCGAAGCATTATTTAGCCTTGTATGATGATAAACCTGATAGCCCACCTCGCATGCTCTACATGTTACATCAGAGCCGTACAAGACTAGATGAACTGCGTGAGCAGCAATTGGCACTGCAAGAAAGTATCGCAGAACTTGAAACGCTGGAAAAAATTGCTATGAAGGATTTAACTGCCTGTGATATTGATATCGAATCGAGTTATCAAGATTACCTTGATGGATTAACTGAAACGACAGAGCTGAACCCATAA
- the mobB gene encoding molybdopterin-guanine dinucleotide biosynthesis protein B — MTSLAHFPIPLLGFAAFSGTGKTTLITQLLPKLTERGLRIGMVKHSHHDIEMDNPNKDSYKLRKAGACQMVLASPHRTILFSEQDEPAEPQLITQLKWLNTDELDLVLVEGFRHEAFAKIELHRPSLGKPLLAVDDQHIIAIATDAAIEKKELLDKGLTYLDLNDINVITTFIMRYCHKT, encoded by the coding sequence ATGACTTCTTTAGCACACTTCCCTATTCCCTTACTTGGCTTCGCCGCATTCAGTGGCACAGGTAAAACAACCTTAATTACCCAACTACTGCCAAAATTAACTGAGCGTGGTTTACGTATCGGTATGGTGAAACACAGTCATCATGATATCGAAATGGATAACCCGAACAAAGACAGTTATAAACTACGTAAAGCAGGTGCTTGCCAAATGGTCTTAGCGTCCCCCCATCGCACTATTTTATTTTCAGAACAAGATGAACCAGCCGAACCGCAATTAATCACACAGCTTAAGTGGTTAAACACTGATGAATTGGATTTGGTGTTAGTTGAGGGATTTCGACATGAGGCATTTGCTAAAATAGAACTACATCGCCCGAGCTTAGGCAAACCATTACTGGCTGTTGACGACCAACACATTATCGCAATCGCTACCGATGCAGCGATTGAGAAAAAAGAATTATTGGATAAAGGCTTAACTTATTTAGATTTGAACGACATCAATGTCATCACTACTTTCATCATGCGTTACTGCCACAAGACATAA
- a CDS encoding multidrug efflux RND transporter permease subunit, whose amino-acid sequence MRFTDIFIKRPVLAVSISFLIALLGVQAIFKMQVREYPDMTNTVVTVTTGYYGASADLIQGFITQPLEQAVAQADNIDFMTSSSVLGSSTITITMKLNTDPNAALSDILAKTNSVRSQLPKEAEDPTVTMSTGSTTAVMYIAFSSDELSSSQVTDYLDRVINPQLFTINGVSKVDMYGGIKYALRVWLDPLKMAAYDLTATEIMGVLNSNNYQSATGQAIGEFVLYNGNADTQVGSVEDLERLVVSTDKGQVIRLSDIAKVSLEKSHDVYRASANGKEAVVAAVNAAPTANPINIAADVLALLPELERNLPTNIHMNVMYDSTVAINESIKEVIKTIIEAALIVIVVITLFLGSLRAVIIPIVTIPLSLIGVAMVMQMFGFSWNLMTLLAMVLAIGLVVDDAIVVLENIDRHIKLGESPFRAAVIGTREIAVPVIAMTLTLGAVYAPIALMGGITGALFKEFALTLAGAVFISGILALTLSPMMCSKILLANAKPSKFEQIVHAFLDRMTNGYERMISAVMHKRPVMIAFAVIVFAAMPFLFKFIPSELAPSEDKGVLMMMGTAPSNANLDYIENSMGEVNAKLNEQPEIAYAQIFSGVPSSNQAFGIASMVPWSEREASQGEVVDRITGLVKDVPGMSVIAFQMPELPGAGSGLPVQFVITTPNSFESLFQVASDILTEVQSNSLFVYSDLDLNYDSATMKINIDKDKAGAYGITMQDIGITLSTMMSDGYVNRIDLNGRSYEVIPQVERKYRLNPESMNSYYVRAADGNAVPLGSLITIDVVAEPRSLPHFNQLNSATIGAVPSPGVAMGDAISWFENTASSMLPKGYRYDFMGESRQFVTEGSALYMTFALALAIIYLVLAIQFESARDPLVIMVSVPLAVSGALISLAWGLSTMNIYSQVGLITLVGLITKHGILICEVAKEEQLHHGKSRTEAVIEAAKVRLRPILMTTAAMIAGLIPLMYATGAGAEQRFSIGLVIVSGLAIGTLFTLFILPVIYSFLATEHKPLPIFVEDEELEESDKQHAIECAKFAAAEKPAS is encoded by the coding sequence ATGCGCTTTACTGATATTTTTATCAAGCGTCCTGTTCTAGCGGTATCTATCAGCTTTTTGATTGCGTTGCTTGGTGTTCAAGCAATTTTCAAAATGCAGGTTCGAGAATACCCAGACATGACCAATACGGTTGTTACCGTAACAACTGGCTACTATGGTGCCAGCGCCGATTTGATCCAGGGCTTTATTACCCAGCCCTTAGAGCAAGCGGTAGCCCAAGCCGATAATATCGACTTTATGACATCATCAAGTGTATTAGGTAGTTCAACAATTACCATTACGATGAAACTAAATACCGACCCGAATGCTGCCCTCTCTGATATTTTGGCCAAAACGAACTCTGTTCGTTCGCAACTGCCAAAAGAAGCAGAGGACCCAACGGTGACGATGTCTACGGGTTCAACAACGGCGGTAATGTATATTGCCTTTAGCAGTGATGAACTCTCTTCTAGTCAGGTAACTGATTATCTTGATCGTGTAATCAACCCACAGCTGTTCACCATTAATGGTGTTTCTAAAGTAGACATGTACGGTGGTATTAAATACGCACTACGTGTTTGGTTAGACCCATTAAAAATGGCAGCTTATGACCTTACCGCAACCGAAATCATGGGTGTACTGAATAGTAACAACTATCAGTCTGCAACAGGTCAAGCGATTGGTGAATTCGTGCTTTACAATGGTAATGCCGATACCCAAGTAGGTAGTGTTGAAGATCTAGAACGTCTTGTTGTATCAACAGATAAAGGTCAGGTTATTCGCTTAAGTGACATTGCAAAAGTTTCTTTAGAGAAGAGCCATGACGTTTATCGCGCATCAGCAAATGGTAAAGAAGCCGTTGTTGCTGCCGTTAATGCCGCACCAACAGCAAATCCAATTAACATTGCTGCTGACGTATTAGCATTATTACCGGAACTAGAACGTAACTTACCGACAAACATCCACATGAACGTGATGTATGACTCAACAGTTGCGATCAATGAATCAATCAAAGAAGTAATTAAAACGATTATCGAAGCAGCGCTTATCGTTATCGTAGTAATTACCTTATTCCTTGGTTCACTGCGCGCCGTTATCATTCCAATCGTGACAATCCCACTGTCTTTGATCGGTGTTGCAATGGTCATGCAGATGTTTGGTTTCTCATGGAACTTAATGACATTGCTGGCGATGGTACTGGCGATTGGTCTGGTAGTAGATGACGCGATTGTTGTATTAGAAAATATTGACCGGCACATCAAACTCGGAGAGTCCCCTTTCCGAGCCGCCGTGATTGGTACGCGTGAAATTGCGGTACCTGTTATTGCGATGACATTAACACTGGGTGCGGTATATGCACCGATTGCGTTAATGGGTGGTATCACGGGTGCGTTATTTAAAGAATTCGCGCTTACCCTTGCTGGTGCGGTATTCATTTCTGGTATTTTAGCACTAACATTGTCTCCGATGATGTGTTCTAAAATCTTATTAGCCAATGCGAAGCCAAGCAAATTTGAACAAATTGTTCATGCTTTCCTTGATCGTATGACTAACGGTTATGAAAGAATGATCAGTGCAGTAATGCACAAACGTCCGGTTATGATTGCATTTGCTGTTATCGTATTTGCAGCTATGCCATTCCTGTTCAAATTTATTCCAAGCGAACTTGCACCGTCAGAAGATAAAGGTGTATTGATGATGATGGGTACTGCACCATCAAATGCTAACTTGGATTACATTGAAAACTCAATGGGTGAAGTTAACGCTAAGCTAAACGAACAGCCTGAAATTGCCTACGCTCAGATCTTCTCTGGTGTACCTAGCTCAAACCAAGCATTTGGTATTGCGTCTATGGTTCCTTGGAGTGAACGTGAAGCAAGTCAAGGCGAAGTTGTTGATCGTATTACTGGGCTTGTTAAAGATGTACCAGGCATGTCAGTTATTGCTTTCCAAATGCCTGAATTACCAGGTGCTGGTTCTGGCTTACCTGTACAATTTGTGATTACGACACCGAATAGTTTTGAAAGTCTATTCCAGGTAGCGAGTGACATATTAACAGAAGTACAATCTAACTCATTATTTGTGTATTCGGATTTAGATCTTAACTACGACTCTGCAACGATGAAGATTAACATTGATAAAGACAAAGCCGGTGCTTACGGTATTACCATGCAAGACATTGGTATTACACTTAGTACGATGATGTCTGATGGTTACGTTAACCGTATTGATTTAAATGGCCGTTCTTACGAGGTAATTCCTCAAGTTGAACGTAAATACCGTTTGAATCCTGAATCAATGAATAGCTACTACGTACGTGCAGCTGATGGCAACGCAGTACCGTTAGGCAGCTTGATTACTATTGATGTAGTTGCTGAACCGCGTTCACTTCCTCACTTCAACCAACTTAACTCTGCAACGATTGGTGCAGTACCTAGTCCAGGTGTAGCGATGGGTGATGCAATTTCATGGTTCGAAAATACAGCATCATCAATGCTTCCAAAAGGTTATCGTTATGACTTTATGGGTGAATCTCGTCAGTTTGTAACTGAAGGTAGTGCTTTGTATATGACCTTTGCGCTGGCATTGGCAATCATTTACCTTGTACTGGCTATTCAGTTTGAATCTGCACGTGATCCTTTAGTTATTATGGTATCTGTACCACTTGCTGTATCTGGTGCGTTAATATCACTGGCTTGGGGTTTATCAACCATGAATATTTATTCTCAGGTTGGTTTGATTACCCTCGTCGGTTTGATTACTAAGCACGGTATCTTGATTTGTGAAGTAGCAAAAGAAGAACAGTTACATCACGGTAAGAGCCGTACAGAAGCGGTAATTGAAGCAGCTAAAGTACGTTTACGTCCAATTCTAATGACAACAGCGGCAATGATTGCGGGTCTTATCCCGTTAATGTATGCCACTGGTGCAGGTGCTGAACAGCGCTTTAGTATTGGTCTAGTAATCGTATCTGGTCTTGCTATTGGTACACTGTTTACACTATTCATCTTACCGGTAATTTATTCATTCCTTGCGACTGAACATAAACCATTACCGATTTTCGTTGAAGACGAAGAGCTAGAAGAAAGTGATAAACAACATGCGATTGAATGTGCAAAATTTGCAGCTGCTGAAAAACCAGCAAGTTAA
- a CDS encoding efflux RND transporter periplasmic adaptor subunit: MKKWTLAMLLIALALFGSVIGFNLFKQQKIAEFMANRPEPEFPVTVVDIKTSDWIPTIQAIGFIEPNQGVEISNEIAGKIDRISFDSGTKVTKGQLLVNLDSRVERANLKSSQAKLNAAKSKFLRYEALYKKNAVSKEALDESEAAYSSLLADIESQKAVIERRQITAPFDGEVGLRNVFLGEFLSVGTSIVRLEDTSVMRLRFTVPQTQISKVYLGQVVEIFVDAYPETAFSGTISAIEPAVNFQSGLIQIQADIPNNDSQLRSGMFARANVILPTVEKQITVPQTAITFTLYGDNVYIVNEDDNGDLRVTQSVVKVGERIDAIAHVLEGVKAGDKIVTSGQVRLSNNAKVRVIENDTLKVPAETPML, translated from the coding sequence ATGAAAAAGTGGACCTTAGCCATGTTACTAATCGCACTCGCCTTGTTTGGCAGTGTGATTGGTTTTAATCTTTTTAAACAGCAAAAGATTGCAGAATTTATGGCCAATAGACCTGAACCTGAGTTTCCAGTAACTGTTGTCGATATTAAGACATCAGATTGGATCCCAACTATTCAAGCTATTGGTTTTATCGAACCTAACCAAGGTGTAGAAATTTCTAACGAAATTGCAGGTAAAATCGATCGCATCTCATTTGACTCTGGTACGAAAGTAACCAAAGGTCAATTACTCGTTAATCTTGACTCTCGCGTAGAAAGAGCAAACCTAAAAAGCTCACAAGCAAAACTGAACGCGGCTAAATCTAAATTCTTACGCTACGAAGCACTTTATAAGAAAAATGCAGTATCAAAAGAAGCATTAGACGAATCTGAAGCTGCATATTCTTCATTGCTTGCTGATATTGAAAGTCAAAAAGCAGTGATTGAACGTCGCCAAATTACAGCACCATTCGACGGTGAAGTTGGTTTACGTAATGTATTTTTAGGTGAGTTTTTATCTGTTGGTACATCAATTGTTCGTTTAGAAGATACCAGTGTTATGCGTCTTCGATTCACAGTGCCACAAACTCAAATTTCAAAAGTTTACTTAGGTCAAGTTGTTGAAATTTTTGTTGATGCTTATCCTGAAACAGCCTTCAGCGGTACAATTAGTGCTATTGAACCTGCGGTAAACTTCCAAAGTGGTTTAATCCAAATCCAAGCAGATATTCCAAATAACGATTCACAACTTCGTTCAGGTATGTTTGCACGTGCGAATGTAATTTTGCCTACCGTTGAAAAACAAATTACAGTGCCACAAACTGCAATTACGTTTACGCTTTACGGTGACAATGTTTACATCGTTAACGAAGACGACAATGGTGATTTACGTGTAACACAATCGGTTGTCAAAGTTGGCGAACGTATTGATGCTATCGCTCATGTATTGGAAGGCGTTAAAGCTGGTGATAAAATTGTCACATCAGGTCAAGTACGTTTAAGTAATAACGCGAAAGTGCGTGTTATTGAAAACGATACATTGAAAGTACCAGCTGAAACACCAATGCTTTAA
- a CDS encoding DEAD/DEAH box helicase → MPLRDYQQAAVDAALAHFRKSDQPAVITLPTGAGKSHVLAELARLARHPVLILAHVKELVEQNHSKFEHDGFQAGIFAAGLGKKQDGFKTTFASVQSLSRNLEKFDGFFSLLIIDECHRVSLSEDSQYQKVINHLKNTNPKLKVLGLTATPYRLDKGWIYKKHYQGYVRTEDETPFESCIFELPLRYLVQKGFLTTPTVIDAPVARYQFDDLPLEYNEVQLDQFLAKSPRVTHAICKQLIELAANREGIMIFAASIKHAKEIFKQLPDEQAAIITGKTSIKERDELIRQFKAKEVKYLVNVSVLTTGFDAPHVDVIAILRRTDSVSLYQQIAGRGLRLAEGKNDCLIIDYAGNGFDLYQPEIGSTKPNSNSDLVQVPCPSCDFANLFWGITDADGDIIEHYGRRCQGLVEASNGNEEQCDYRFKYKQCPQCNAENDIAARECQQCHVDLIDPDNQLKKALQLKDRKVLRCSGISAQADGDKIKLNYHDEDGDVIKETFYFSNSKQRQRFLSIFSRTITGAPITATTAEQITAQIQGFVPPDFVIAKKEKYFWKIEHRIFDYKGNYRKANHI, encoded by the coding sequence ATGCCTCTTCGCGATTACCAACAAGCAGCTGTCGATGCCGCTTTAGCTCACTTTAGAAAATCAGATCAACCAGCGGTGATAACACTGCCAACAGGTGCAGGTAAAAGTCACGTATTAGCTGAATTAGCCAGACTAGCAAGGCACCCCGTACTGATTCTTGCCCATGTAAAAGAGCTCGTGGAGCAAAACCATAGCAAATTCGAACATGATGGTTTTCAAGCTGGTATTTTCGCGGCAGGGCTAGGCAAAAAACAGGATGGTTTTAAAACGACGTTTGCCAGTGTGCAATCATTAAGTCGTAATCTCGAAAAATTTGATGGCTTCTTTTCATTACTGATTATTGATGAATGCCACCGCGTCAGTTTGAGTGAAGACAGCCAATACCAAAAAGTCATTAATCATCTAAAAAATACCAATCCGAAGCTGAAAGTGCTTGGCCTTACGGCAACACCTTATCGTTTAGACAAAGGCTGGATATACAAAAAACATTATCAAGGTTATGTCAGAACAGAAGACGAGACCCCATTTGAAAGCTGCATTTTTGAATTACCATTGCGCTATCTAGTACAAAAAGGCTTCTTAACCACACCAACCGTAATCGATGCACCAGTTGCCCGCTATCAGTTCGATGATTTGCCACTGGAATATAATGAAGTGCAACTGGATCAGTTCTTAGCCAAAAGTCCACGTGTCACCCATGCAATCTGTAAGCAACTTATCGAGCTTGCAGCCAATCGTGAAGGCATCATGATCTTTGCAGCTAGTATCAAACACGCAAAAGAAATCTTTAAGCAATTACCAGACGAGCAAGCCGCAATTATCACGGGTAAAACATCCATTAAAGAACGTGATGAACTTATTCGTCAGTTTAAAGCTAAGGAAGTTAAATACCTTGTTAATGTGTCAGTATTAACCACAGGTTTCGATGCACCACACGTTGACGTTATTGCCATTTTACGCCGAACAGATTCCGTCAGTTTGTATCAACAAATTGCAGGTCGAGGACTACGTCTTGCCGAAGGTAAAAACGATTGTTTAATTATTGATTACGCCGGTAACGGGTTTGATTTATACCAACCTGAAATTGGCTCAACCAAGCCCAACAGCAATAGCGATCTTGTACAAGTGCCCTGCCCAAGTTGTGACTTCGCCAATCTTTTTTGGGGGATAACAGATGCAGATGGGGATATCATTGAGCACTATGGACGCCGTTGCCAAGGGTTAGTCGAGGCCAGTAATGGCAATGAAGAGCAGTGTGATTATCGCTTTAAATACAAGCAATGCCCTCAATGTAATGCCGAGAATGACATTGCAGCCCGTGAGTGCCAACAATGTCACGTTGATTTAATCGATCCAGACAACCAACTGAAAAAAGCACTGCAATTAAAAGATCGTAAAGTGCTACGCTGCTCGGGAATTTCAGCACAAGCTGATGGCGATAAAATCAAACTTAATTATCATGATGAAGATGGCGATGTTATTAAAGAGACCTTCTATTTCAGTAACAGCAAACAACGCCAACGCTTTTTAAGCATATTTTCAAGAACCATCACTGGCGCGCCAATTACAGCAACAACAGCGGAACAAATCACAGCGCAAATACAAGGGTTTGTGCCACCAGATTTCGTGATCGCAAAAAAGGAAAAGTATTTCTGGAAAATTGAGCATCGTATATTTGATTACAAAGGAAACTATAGAAAAGCTAATCACATTTAG
- a CDS encoding catalase produces MNFNKKPLVIALALSVTSILTTGIAFNVAAETLTRDNGAPVGDNQNSITAGPSGSVLLEDVQLIQKLQRFARERIPERVVHPRGAGAHGVFVASTDFSGITAAAPFADKGKETPVFVRFSSVIHSKGSPETVRDPRGFATKFYTDEGNWDLVGNNLPVFFIRDAIKFPDMVHSLKPSPVTNIQDANRVFDFFSNEPGAIHMLTWVYSDNGTPASYRKMDGFGVHAYKMINDAGEVSYVKFHWKSLQGIDNLDADEVAKVQSTDFQHLTRDLYASIADEQYPQWDLYIKIMSPSELNNFDYNPLDATKVWTDIAETKIGTMTLNRMPTNFFQETEQVAMAPANLIPGIEPSEDRLLQGRIFSYSDTQMYRLGANHQQLPINRPVVNVVNYNQDGALNVGTTQSNVNYQPSREGVVENVKARHSTPSLAGLVQQATIAKQSNFAQTGELYRSFSEQEQLNLIRNLAGDLGSVKDINTKHKMLSYFYKADTDYGMKLTKAVNGDIAKVKTLAMSL; encoded by the coding sequence ATGAATTTTAACAAAAAACCGTTAGTGATAGCCTTAGCTCTTAGCGTAACGAGCATCTTAACGACAGGTATTGCTTTTAACGTGGCAGCAGAAACTCTCACTCGAGATAATGGCGCACCAGTTGGCGATAACCAAAATTCAATTACCGCAGGTCCAAGTGGCAGCGTGCTATTAGAAGATGTGCAGTTAATTCAAAAACTACAGCGTTTTGCGCGTGAACGTATTCCTGAACGTGTTGTGCATCCACGTGGGGCGGGCGCTCATGGTGTATTCGTAGCAAGTACCGATTTTAGCGGTATTACTGCAGCGGCACCTTTTGCAGATAAAGGTAAAGAAACACCGGTATTTGTACGTTTTTCTTCGGTGATCCACAGTAAAGGCAGTCCTGAAACAGTTCGTGATCCACGTGGTTTTGCTACAAAATTCTATACGGACGAAGGTAATTGGGATCTGGTTGGTAATAACCTGCCTGTATTTTTTATCAGAGATGCAATTAAATTCCCTGATATGGTGCATTCATTAAAGCCATCACCTGTGACTAATATTCAAGATGCCAACCGTGTATTTGATTTCTTTTCTAATGAACCGGGCGCTATCCATATGTTGACGTGGGTGTACAGCGACAATGGTACACCTGCAAGTTACCGTAAAATGGATGGGTTTGGTGTACATGCCTATAAAATGATTAATGATGCGGGTGAAGTGAGCTATGTGAAATTCCACTGGAAGAGCTTACAAGGCATTGATAATTTAGACGCGGATGAAGTAGCTAAGGTGCAATCGACAGACTTCCAACATTTAACGCGTGACTTGTATGCCAGTATTGCCGATGAGCAATATCCACAGTGGGATCTGTATATCAAGATAATGAGCCCGTCTGAACTTAACAACTTTGACTACAATCCTCTCGATGCCACGAAAGTGTGGACGGATATTGCTGAAACAAAAATCGGTACTATGACGTTAAACAGAATGCCGACTAACTTCTTCCAAGAGACTGAACAAGTGGCGATGGCGCCTGCAAACCTTATCCCAGGTATTGAACCGTCGGAAGATCGATTGCTGCAGGGACGTATTTTTTCTTATTCTGATACTCAAATGTATCGACTCGGGGCTAATCACCAACAACTGCCGATAAACCGACCTGTGGTTAATGTTGTAAATTATAATCAAGATGGTGCGCTAAATGTTGGTACAACCCAGTCTAATGTGAATTATCAACCAAGCCGTGAAGGGGTTGTTGAGAATGTTAAAGCTCGTCATTCAACGCCATCGCTTGCAGGGCTAGTTCAACAAGCGACAATTGCAAAGCAGTCAAACTTTGCTCAAACCGGTGAGCTATACCGCAGTTTCTCTGAGCAAGAGCAGCTTAATTTGATCCGAAACTTAGCGGGTGATCTTGGCTCTGTTAAGGACATTAATACCAAGCACAAAATGTTGAGTTATTTTTATAAAGCGGATACTGATTACGGCATGAAATTAACGAAAGCTGTAAATGGCGATATTGCTAAAGTAAAAACATTAGCAATGAGCTTATAA
- a CDS encoding ankyrin repeat domain-containing protein: MPLILFVIPVLSLLVIVNLHAAELSTHEGYEDLTPYYYAAARTGDDDVIETFLNAGLPIDIRNRKGYTALMIATYNGRISIVNSLVERGANVCAEDNKGNTALMAAIVRAEFSIANLLMKSDCDANQKNRAGQTAVMYATLFGREELKAMLISRGADVHLKDHNGISATSLQAAQ; this comes from the coding sequence TTGCCGCTGATATTATTTGTAATTCCTGTCTTATCTTTGCTGGTCATTGTTAATTTACATGCGGCCGAATTATCTACACACGAAGGTTATGAGGATTTAACGCCGTATTATTATGCTGCTGCGAGAACGGGAGATGATGACGTCATTGAGACCTTTTTAAATGCGGGGTTACCGATTGATATCAGGAATCGAAAAGGTTATACCGCATTAATGATCGCGACTTATAATGGCCGTATATCTATCGTGAATTCATTGGTAGAACGTGGCGCTAATGTTTGTGCTGAAGATAATAAAGGCAATACTGCATTGATGGCAGCGATTGTGCGAGCCGAGTTTAGTATTGCAAATCTATTGATGAAAAGTGATTGTGACGCTAATCAGAAAAATAGAGCAGGGCAAACAGCGGTTATGTATGCGACTTTATTTGGTCGTGAAGAATTAAAAGCGATGCTAATCAGCCGTGGCGCAGATGTCCACTTAAAAGATCATAATGGTATTTCTGCAACAAGCCTACAAGCTGCACAATGA
- a CDS encoding acetyl-CoA C-acetyltransferase, whose translation MVPQAFIYDAIRTPRGLGKSCGALYEVKPVTLLADLLNHLQARNGFDTDAVDDIVLGCVTPVGDQGADIAKTAALVAGWKDNVAGVSLNRFCASGLESVNVAAMKIRSGWEHLVIAGGIESMSRVKMGADGGAWSMDPETSLATDYMPQGFGADLIATLDGYSREDVDAFAARSHQRAATAWQCGAFANSVIPVHDRNGMLLLDKDQLVRPDCSVTSLAKLKPAFAYLGQTVFDSVAKRRYPQIGQMNHVHTAGNASGIVDGAALVLVGSAEAGAKWGLKPRARVIATAVVGADPTIMLTGPVPATQKALTVAGLTIDDIDLFEVNEAFAAVVMRFMNELNISADIVNVNGGSIAMGHPLGATGAIILGSLLDELEARNLKRGLATLCVGGGMGIATIIERVEG comes from the coding sequence ATGGTCCCTCAAGCTTTCATTTATGACGCTATCCGTACACCTCGGGGCTTAGGTAAATCCTGTGGTGCCTTATATGAAGTCAAACCCGTTACTCTTTTAGCTGATTTACTTAATCACTTACAGGCTCGAAATGGTTTTGATACGGATGCGGTCGATGACATCGTATTAGGTTGCGTTACGCCGGTTGGTGATCAAGGTGCTGACATCGCTAAAACTGCGGCGCTTGTGGCGGGTTGGAAAGATAATGTAGCCGGGGTGAGCTTAAATCGATTTTGTGCATCAGGGCTTGAATCTGTCAATGTTGCGGCGATGAAAATACGCTCTGGTTGGGAGCATTTAGTGATCGCTGGAGGCATTGAATCAATGTCTCGGGTCAAAATGGGTGCTGATGGTGGTGCGTGGTCAATGGATCCTGAAACCAGTTTAGCGACTGATTATATGCCACAAGGGTTTGGCGCAGATTTAATTGCGACGCTTGATGGTTACAGTCGTGAAGATGTTGATGCATTTGCAGCGCGTTCTCACCAACGTGCCGCCACCGCTTGGCAGTGTGGTGCATTCGCCAATTCGGTGATCCCCGTGCACGACCGTAACGGTATGTTATTGCTTGATAAAGACCAACTTGTTAGACCTGATTGTTCAGTTACTTCTCTTGCTAAACTGAAACCCGCGTTTGCGTATCTAGGTCAGACGGTGTTTGATAGTGTTGCTAAGCGTCGTTACCCACAAATCGGACAAATGAACCATGTACATACAGCTGGTAATGCCTCTGGTATTGTCGATGGCGCAGCGCTGGTGCTAGTTGGGAGTGCCGAAGCTGGCGCTAAATGGGGGTTGAAACCCAGAGCAAGAGTGATTGCTACGGCTGTCGTTGGCGCCGATCCAACCATTATGTTAACTGGTCCTGTACCTGCAACCCAGAAAGCATTAACTGTGGCAGGATTAACCATTGATGATATTGACTTATTTGAAGTGAATGAAGCGTTTGCAGCTGTTGTTATGCGTTTTATGAATGAACTTAATATCTCGGCTGATATTGTTAATGTCAACGGTGGTTCTATTGCGATGGGACATCCGCTAGGCGCAACAGGTGCGATTATTCTAGGGTCGTTATTAGATGAGTTAGAGGCTCGTAATTTAAAGCGTGGTCTTGCAACCTTATGTGTAGGTGGGGGCATGGGGATTGCAACAATTATTGAACGTGTAGAGGGGTAA